In Bradyrhizobium sp. CCBAU 051011, the following are encoded in one genomic region:
- a CDS encoding FkbM family methyltransferase, whose translation MTPDNDPSPAPFGAFAPNAAQAAIISLAHRTRLKRGAFRPWLSRLVNLLRSGPVDVPYQGASFRFYHQASATERGALFNPAYNIEELDFLRAHVPTGGTFVDVGANVGTYALALARHVGTGGKVIAIEPHPVTHARLAFNNAASGYTQVRLVAAAAGPADGDLLIETDGDNLGASHIVSGEASGKAIKVPSLRLQRILEEAGVSHVDALKIDVEGFEDRVLTGFFADAPQALWPRAVVIEHLSKDEWLDDCIADMRARGYIETGKTRSNTLLARG comes from the coding sequence TTGACGCCCGACAACGATCCTTCGCCCGCGCCGTTCGGCGCATTCGCCCCGAATGCCGCACAGGCTGCGATCATTTCGCTCGCCCATCGCACGCGGCTGAAGCGCGGTGCGTTTCGCCCCTGGCTGTCGCGGCTGGTGAATCTCTTGCGCTCAGGTCCGGTCGACGTGCCATATCAAGGCGCCTCGTTTCGCTTCTATCACCAGGCCAGCGCCACCGAGCGCGGCGCGCTGTTCAATCCCGCCTACAACATCGAGGAGCTGGATTTTCTGCGTGCGCATGTGCCCACTGGAGGCACCTTCGTCGATGTCGGCGCCAATGTCGGGACCTACGCACTTGCATTGGCGCGTCATGTCGGCACCGGCGGCAAGGTGATCGCGATCGAGCCGCATCCGGTCACCCATGCGCGGCTCGCCTTCAACAACGCCGCCTCCGGCTACACCCAGGTGCGGCTGGTCGCGGCGGCTGCCGGCCCCGCCGACGGCGACTTGCTGATCGAAACCGACGGCGACAATCTCGGCGCCAGTCACATCGTCTCGGGCGAGGCCTCCGGCAAGGCGATCAAGGTGCCGTCGCTGCGGCTGCAGCGTATCCTCGAAGAGGCCGGTGTCTCTCATGTCGACGCGCTCAAGATCGACGTCGAAGGGTTTGAGGACCGTGTACTGACGGGCTTCTTCGCCGACGCGCCGCAGGCGTTGTGGCCCCGTGCCGTCGTGATCGAGCATCTGTCGAAGGACGAATGGCTGGACGACTGCATCGCCGACATGCGCGCGCGGGGTTATATCGAGACGGGCAAGACCCGCAGCAACACGCTGCTGGCACGAGGTTGA
- a CDS encoding VOC family protein → MIDHVGFPVSDYERSKAFYLKALAPLDYTLVMEVTQEQHGHDPAAGFGANGKPDFWIGGEGGLDKPLHVAIVAKDRATVDAFYKAAIAAGGRDNGAPGIRSHYHPNYYGAFVLDPDGHNIEAVCHAPA, encoded by the coding sequence ATGATCGACCACGTCGGATTTCCGGTTTCGGATTATGAACGCTCCAAGGCCTTCTATCTGAAGGCATTGGCGCCGCTCGACTACACCCTCGTGATGGAAGTCACGCAGGAGCAACACGGCCACGACCCCGCCGCAGGTTTCGGCGCCAATGGAAAGCCCGATTTCTGGATCGGCGGCGAAGGCGGGTTGGACAAGCCGCTGCATGTCGCGATCGTGGCGAAGGACCGTGCGACGGTGGACGCCTTCTACAAGGCAGCCATTGCCGCCGGCGGGCGCGACAACGGCGCCCCGGGAATTCGCTCGCACTATCATCCGAACTATTACGGCGCGTTCGTGCTCGATCCCGACGGCCACAACATCGAGGCGGTCTGCCACGCGCCCGCTTGA
- a CDS encoding OmpA family protein, with protein MTNLRILLLATTALTATQFVTSASHAQAAPIVVAQAKEDDGRPKGGQQGGQPPQKGAPPPPAAAPKAPAPAAPPPPAATPPRPAAPPPPPPAAAPPPRPTPPPPPPAAAPPPRPTPAPPPPAAAPARPTPPSDAAPKAPAAPPPPPAAAPARPTTPPPPPPAAAPAAPKQPAAPTPTPPPPSSQKGTPSPVPPPAAGAKQPPAPAATPAAPAASPTTTPPPSGSTAAPPPRPGATPTPTTPPAAGAPTAAPPAAGAPTTAPAAGAPAAPTGRPGAPPPAGTAAPAPTTSPAPAAGAPAAPGGMAAPTAPTAVPGAPNATPPAGQVRNAPPTVAPAFQRAPQVTAPLPPPPPPAEGMRAVAPGAAPVGPQRLDDFRGQRRETQQGGRTIITEPGRIIIRDPGGQQYVRHSEVDRFRYGARDIQTQTVGGETRTVVIRPDGTQVITVVGRDGQLLRRIRRDERGREVIIIDNSYRDPRGGGGFYVALAPPVVRIPYNRYIVDAEEASPEVLYETMMAPPVERIERRYSLDEIRYSPTVRQRMPSIDVNTINFATGSWEIPPDQAAKLQAIADGLNRAIQENPRAVFLIEGHTDAVGNDVDNLSLSDRRAESAATLLTQQFNVPAENLTSQGYGEQYLKEQIDGPSPINRRVTIRNITPLLNGGQASLPPPPPGTAPPRR; from the coding sequence ATGACAAACCTCCGCATTCTGCTGCTCGCCACGACTGCTTTGACGGCGACGCAGTTCGTGACCTCCGCATCGCATGCGCAGGCGGCGCCGATCGTCGTGGCGCAAGCCAAGGAAGACGACGGCCGACCCAAGGGCGGCCAGCAGGGAGGCCAGCCACCGCAGAAGGGTGCGCCCCCGCCACCGGCTGCCGCACCGAAGGCGCCCGCGCCCGCCGCCCCGCCGCCGCCGGCTGCGACGCCTCCGCGTCCGGCCGCGCCGCCGCCACCGCCCCCTGCGGCAGCGCCGCCGCCGCGTCCCACGCCTCCGCCGCCACCGCCCGCGGCGGCCCCACCGCCACGTCCGACGCCGGCACCGCCGCCGCCTGCGGCTGCACCTGCGCGCCCGACACCTCCTTCGGACGCCGCCCCCAAGGCACCGGCAGCACCTCCGCCACCTCCCGCGGCGGCACCTGCACGTCCGACCACACCGCCTCCTCCGCCGCCGGCAGCAGCGCCTGCAGCGCCGAAGCAACCTGCTGCCCCGACACCGACGCCACCGCCGCCTTCATCCCAGAAGGGGACGCCTTCGCCTGTGCCGCCACCGGCCGCCGGCGCCAAGCAGCCACCCGCGCCTGCCGCCACACCAGCTGCACCAGCGGCATCGCCGACGACCACGCCTCCGCCCAGCGGAAGCACAGCCGCGCCGCCGCCGCGTCCCGGTGCGACACCGACACCGACAACGCCTCCGGCCGCTGGCGCACCGACCGCAGCGCCTCCCGCCGCGGGCGCGCCGACGACCGCGCCAGCCGCAGGCGCGCCAGCCGCCCCAACCGGCCGCCCCGGCGCGCCACCGCCCGCCGGAACGGCGGCGCCTGCGCCGACAACCAGTCCCGCACCGGCTGCCGGCGCACCTGCCGCGCCGGGCGGCATGGCCGCGCCGACGGCGCCTACGGCTGTGCCGGGCGCGCCCAACGCCACGCCGCCCGCCGGCCAGGTCCGCAATGCGCCGCCAACCGTCGCGCCGGCATTCCAGCGTGCGCCTCAGGTCACGGCTCCATTGCCGCCACCGCCTCCGCCTGCGGAGGGCATGAGGGCAGTTGCCCCGGGTGCTGCGCCTGTTGGCCCGCAGCGACTGGACGACTTCCGCGGCCAACGTCGCGAGACGCAGCAGGGCGGCCGCACCATCATCACCGAGCCCGGCCGGATCATCATTCGCGATCCCGGCGGACAGCAATATGTCCGCCACAGCGAAGTGGACCGCTTCCGCTACGGTGCGCGTGACATCCAGACCCAGACCGTCGGTGGCGAGACCCGCACCGTCGTGATCAGGCCTGACGGCACGCAGGTGATCACCGTGGTCGGCCGCGATGGTCAGTTGCTGCGCCGCATCCGCCGCGACGAGCGGGGCCGCGAGGTCATCATCATCGACAACAGCTACCGCGATCCGCGCGGGGGCGGCGGATTCTATGTCGCCCTGGCGCCGCCGGTGGTGCGCATTCCCTATAACCGTTACATCGTCGACGCCGAGGAGGCGTCGCCGGAGGTGCTCTACGAGACCATGATGGCGCCGCCGGTGGAACGGATCGAGCGGCGTTATTCGCTGGACGAAATCCGCTACAGCCCCACGGTGCGGCAGCGGATGCCGAGCATCGACGTCAACACCATCAACTTCGCAACCGGATCGTGGGAAATCCCGCCCGATCAGGCGGCGAAGCTGCAGGCGATCGCGGACGGCCTCAACCGCGCGATCCAGGAGAATCCGCGCGCGGTGTTCCTGATCGAGGGCCACACCGACGCGGTCGGCAACGACGTCGACAATCTGTCGCTGTCGGATCGCCGCGCCGAATCCGCCGCCACCCTGCTGACGCAGCAGTTCAACGTGCCGGCGGAAAACCTGACCTCGCAGGGTTATGGCGAGCAGTACCTGAAGGAGCAGATCGACGGGCCGAGCCCGATCAACCGGCGCGTGACCATCCGCAACATCACGCCGCTGCTCAATGGCGGGCAGGCCTCGCTGCCGCCGCCCCCGCCCGGCACCGCGCCACCGCGCCGATAA
- a CDS encoding homocysteine S-methyltransferase family protein translates to MAKYRHALPQRRGGIFLTDGGMETTLIFHQGLELPHFGAFVLLDSAEGREQLKQYYAAYLAVARDHGTGFVLDSPTWRANPDWGTKLGYDASALKAINVRSIAFLEELRAGWERPGASCIISGAIGPRGDGYKAGNMDAAEAEDYHRAQIAAFVEGGADMVTAYTLTSINEAIGIARAAKALEIPAAISFTVETNGRLVKGETLREAIEAVDRETDGAPEYFLINCAHPTHFEDALQAGEAWTERIHGIRANASTKSHAELDESETLDAGDPADLGRRYAGLRSAFPKMRIFGGCCGTDHRHASAICEACVTPRALSA, encoded by the coding sequence ATGGCCAAATACCGACATGCCCTGCCGCAGCGCCGCGGCGGTATTTTCCTGACCGATGGCGGCATGGAAACGACGCTGATCTTCCACCAAGGCCTGGAGCTGCCGCACTTTGGCGCCTTTGTGCTGCTCGACAGCGCCGAAGGGCGGGAGCAGCTCAAGCAATATTACGCCGCCTATCTTGCAGTTGCGCGCGACCATGGCACGGGCTTCGTGCTCGACAGTCCGACATGGCGCGCCAATCCGGACTGGGGCACCAAGCTCGGGTACGATGCGTCCGCGCTCAAGGCGATCAATGTCCGTTCGATCGCATTCCTGGAGGAATTGCGCGCCGGCTGGGAACGGCCGGGCGCGTCCTGCATCATCAGCGGCGCCATCGGTCCGCGCGGCGATGGCTACAAGGCGGGCAACATGGATGCGGCGGAAGCCGAGGACTATCATCGGGCGCAGATCGCGGCCTTTGTCGAGGGTGGCGCCGACATGGTGACCGCCTATACGCTCACCAGCATCAATGAAGCGATCGGCATCGCGCGCGCCGCGAAAGCGCTGGAGATACCGGCGGCGATCTCGTTCACCGTGGAGACCAATGGCCGTCTGGTGAAGGGCGAGACGTTGCGCGAGGCGATCGAGGCCGTGGATCGCGAGACCGATGGCGCGCCCGAATACTTCCTGATCAACTGTGCGCACCCGACGCATTTCGAGGATGCGTTGCAGGCGGGCGAAGCCTGGACGGAACGTATCCATGGCATCAGGGCCAACGCCTCGACCAAGAGCCATGCCGAACTCGACGAATCCGAAACGCTCGATGCGGGCGACCCGGCCGATCTCGGGCGGCGTTACGCGGGCCTTCGGAGCGCGTTTCCGAAGATGCGGATTTTCGGCGGCTGCTGCGGCACCGACCACCGGCACGCATCGGCCATTTGCGAGGCCTGCGTGACACCGCGGGCGCTCAGCGCGTGA